One window from the genome of Nicotiana sylvestris chromosome 9, ASM39365v2, whole genome shotgun sequence encodes:
- the LOC138877558 gene encoding uncharacterized protein has protein sequence MSGFAKYLKDLITKKKTTKNEVVNVTHWVSSIIATTTIQKKEDPGAFTILCTIGAHDFVRSLCDNGASINLMPLSIYKQAGLCKPRPTSMRLQMADRSIKRSVGIVDDVLVKVGEFYLPADFVTLDWAVDKEILSSWGDHFLL, from the coding sequence atgtcgggttttgctaaGTATTTGAAAGACTTGATCACCAAGAAGAAAACCACCAagaatgaagtggtgaatgtgactcactgggttagttccatcattgcaacaaccaccattcaaaagaaagaagacccgGGAGCCTTCACCATTCTATGCACTATTGGGGCGCATGATTTTGTAAGATCTCTTTGTGATAATGGGGCTAGCATCAACTTAATGCCTCTTTCTATTTACAAGCAAGCGGGGTTATGTAAGCCTAGGCCTACAagtatgaggttgcaaatggccgATCGTTCCATAAAGAGATCGGTGGGAATTGTCGATGATGTGCTTGTGAAAGTGGGGGAGTTCTATTTGCCCGCCGATTTTGTAACCCTTGATTGGGCAGTTGACAAAGAAATCCTATCATCTTGGGGAGACCATTTCTTGCTATAG